From one Pseudomonadota bacterium genomic stretch:
- a CDS encoding NAD(P)-dependent oxidoreductase has protein sequence MKILVTGSDTPIGRDLMLAMRQDLEIMGVSQRGIDLTDPERVNELFMRLRPRAVIHTDGMLDADACEREPWQALRQNVLTTQNLVLACLEHDAGFALISTSDVFSGAKKGPYTEWDQPDPQNVLGHSKAAAEMVVRNHLKKFHIVRTQSVFSRNGDDFVRQVLSSAADRRPMEATGDEFMLPTYSADLAGAIARLVRGGTYGTFHITNSGERDGISWHAWARTILRVGGHEGFPIHAVASATLDRPARRPLRVVLGNTFYRLQGFKIRDYEEALVACLSEAPRRPPDVSPTRRERRAIVPESTPPQSTSPSPEA, from the coding sequence TTGAAGATTCTCGTCACCGGCAGCGACACCCCAATCGGGCGCGACCTCATGCTCGCCATGCGCCAGGACCTCGAGATCATGGGGGTCAGTCAGCGCGGCATTGATCTCACCGACCCGGAGCGGGTGAATGAGCTGTTCATGCGCCTACGCCCTCGGGCCGTGATTCACACCGACGGCATGCTCGACGCAGACGCCTGCGAGCGCGAGCCCTGGCAAGCGTTGCGCCAGAACGTCCTGACCACGCAGAACCTCGTGCTGGCCTGCCTCGAGCACGACGCGGGATTTGCCCTCATCAGCACCAGCGATGTCTTCAGCGGCGCCAAGAAGGGGCCGTACACAGAGTGGGACCAGCCTGATCCCCAGAACGTTCTCGGGCACTCGAAAGCCGCCGCAGAGATGGTGGTTCGCAACCACCTGAAGAAGTTCCACATCGTCCGCACTCAGAGCGTGTTCTCGAGGAACGGCGATGACTTTGTGCGTCAGGTGCTGAGCAGCGCGGCCGACAGACGTCCGATGGAAGCCACGGGAGACGAGTTCATGCTGCCCACCTACAGCGCCGACCTCGCCGGGGCAATCGCGCGACTGGTGCGCGGCGGTACCTATGGCACCTTCCACATCACCAACTCAGGCGAGAGAGATGGAATCAGCTGGCACGCCTGGGCGCGCACCATCCTGCGTGTGGGTGGGCATGAGGGCTTTCCGATTCATGCCGTGGCCTCGGCAACGCTCGATCGACCCGCGCGCCGACCGCTGCGCGTGGTTCTGGGCAATACGTTCTACCGCCTTCAGGGCTTCAAGATCAGAGACTATGAAGAGGCATTGGTCGCCTGCTTGAGCGAAGCGCCCCGACGCCCGCCAGACGTATCTCCGACGAGACGTGAGCGCCGGGCAATCGTGCCTGAGAGCACGCCTCCACAGAGCACCAGCCCGAGCCCTGAGGCGTGA
- a CDS encoding cystathionine beta-synthase, which produces MKFASNVLELIGHTPLVRLNRMTVGVRPTVLAKLEMLNPGGSVKDRIGIKMIEDAERRGLLKKGGTIVEPTSGNTGVGLAMAAALRGYRCVFVMPDKMSQEKIRLLKAYGAEVVITPTAVPKDSPESYYSVAERLSREIPNAFQPNQYANPTNPRTHYETTGPEIWEQTEGRIDVFVAGMGTGGTISGVAKYLKERKPSVKIVGVDPEGSLYTTDKIRPYKIEGIGEDFIPETIDLSIIDEKIIVSDRDAFITARHLAREEGILAGGSCGAAVWGALKVARHLDDEKVVVVLLPDSGRNYLSRFFSDDYMKEHGFWEYESEAPTLLDVLRQKKTELPPLLAVSVSDPVTRAIEIMREHSISQVPVINGGDALAGTVQETALMNLIYQDPHVLSQDVAEVMSAPLPTFAFDTPITSVYQALLEGRSAVIITEESGKPKGILTKIDLIDFFQKVTMRH; this is translated from the coding sequence ATGAAGTTCGCAAGCAACGTTCTCGAGCTCATCGGTCACACACCGCTGGTCAGGCTCAACCGGATGACTGTGGGGGTTCGCCCCACCGTGCTCGCCAAACTGGAGATGCTCAACCCCGGCGGAAGCGTCAAGGACCGCATCGGCATCAAGATGATCGAAGACGCCGAGCGCAGAGGGCTGCTGAAGAAGGGGGGCACCATCGTCGAGCCCACGTCTGGCAACACGGGTGTCGGGCTGGCCATGGCCGCGGCGCTGCGCGGCTATCGGTGCGTGTTCGTGATGCCCGACAAGATGAGTCAGGAGAAGATCCGCCTGCTCAAAGCCTACGGAGCTGAGGTCGTCATCACGCCGACCGCCGTGCCGAAAGACTCGCCAGAGAGCTACTACTCGGTGGCGGAGCGTCTGTCGAGAGAGATCCCGAATGCGTTTCAACCGAATCAGTATGCCAACCCCACGAATCCTCGCACGCACTACGAGACCACTGGCCCGGAGATCTGGGAGCAGACCGAGGGACGCATCGACGTCTTCGTCGCCGGCATGGGAACGGGTGGCACCATCAGCGGTGTCGCGAAGTATCTCAAGGAGCGCAAGCCCAGCGTGAAGATCGTGGGGGTCGATCCGGAAGGCTCGCTCTACACCACCGACAAGATCCGCCCTTACAAGATCGAGGGCATCGGTGAAGACTTCATTCCCGAGACCATCGATCTGTCGATCATCGACGAGAAGATCATCGTGAGCGATCGCGACGCGTTCATCACCGCGCGTCACCTTGCCCGTGAAGAGGGCATTCTCGCGGGCGGTTCCTGCGGCGCCGCAGTCTGGGGCGCACTCAAGGTGGCCCGTCATCTCGATGATGAGAAGGTCGTTGTCGTGCTTCTCCCAGACAGCGGACGCAACTATCTCTCACGCTTCTTCAGCGACGACTACATGAAGGAGCATGGGTTCTGGGAATACGAGAGCGAAGCGCCCACGCTGCTCGACGTTCTGCGGCAGAAGAAGACCGAGCTGCCTCCGCTGCTCGCCGTCTCCGTCAGCGATCCCGTGACGCGCGCCATCGAGATCATGCGTGAGCACAGCATCTCTCAGGTGCCCGTCATCAACGGCGGAGACGCGCTGGCCGGCACCGTGCAGGAGACTGCGCTGATGAATCTCATCTACCAGGATCCGCACGTCCTCTCGCAAGATGTCGCTGAAGTGATGTCTGCGCCGCTTCCCACATTTGCATTCGATACACCGATCACATCGGTCTACCAGGCGCTGCTCGAGGGTCGATCGGCCGTCATCATCACGGAGGAGAGCGGAAAGCCCAAGGGCATCCTCACGAAGATCGACCTCATCGACTTCTTCCAAAAAGTCACGATGCGGCATTGA
- a CDS encoding gfo/Idh/MocA family oxidoreductase, with protein MCADVSSVIRMGFIGGGHALRAIHLPIFSQMEDVLPLVVCDVQQAALLAALRQFGVRETTANWHDVLAMPEIDAVVIALPNDLHAPVAEQALRAGKHVLCEPPSGINVAQAEAIARAARESNRVYALALPRRHDPAVMHLERLIESDIMGRITHVQATVAKREGRPEGWRTDRRRSGGGALLHFGTHLLDLSLRFMRGAAIERVSAVTRSRPSDPADACVEDAATVLIRFAGGRSALIETAWAQHLESDCEHIEVIGERGRATLWPLRLVLEIEGARSVLQPQLDASAAHARLARAFIDRVRRHGHSPARDADDGLRLAGVLAHAYESAMLEREIEVGSTHETAETKGDPT; from the coding sequence ATGTGCGCAGATGTGTCAAGTGTGATCCGCATGGGCTTCATCGGAGGAGGGCACGCGCTGCGCGCTATCCATCTGCCGATCTTCTCGCAGATGGAAGACGTGCTCCCGCTCGTGGTGTGCGACGTCCAGCAGGCAGCGCTGCTGGCCGCGCTTCGACAGTTCGGTGTGCGTGAGACCACAGCGAACTGGCACGACGTTCTCGCCATGCCCGAGATCGACGCGGTGGTGATCGCGCTGCCCAACGATCTGCACGCTCCCGTGGCCGAGCAGGCCTTGCGCGCCGGCAAGCACGTTCTCTGCGAGCCCCCTTCCGGCATCAACGTTGCGCAGGCAGAAGCCATAGCGCGCGCGGCGCGAGAGAGCAACCGCGTGTACGCGCTCGCGCTCCCCCGTCGCCATGACCCCGCCGTGATGCATCTCGAGCGACTCATCGAAAGCGACATCATGGGACGTATCACCCACGTGCAGGCGACTGTGGCGAAGCGCGAGGGAAGACCCGAAGGCTGGCGCACCGATCGGCGGCGCAGCGGTGGTGGCGCGTTGCTCCACTTCGGAACGCACCTGCTCGATCTCTCCTTGCGGTTCATGCGCGGCGCGGCCATCGAACGCGTGAGTGCGGTGACGCGATCGCGCCCATCTGATCCCGCCGACGCGTGCGTAGAAGATGCGGCGACGGTGCTGATACGGTTCGCTGGAGGGCGATCTGCACTCATCGAGACAGCCTGGGCCCAGCATCTGGAGAGCGACTGCGAGCACATCGAGGTCATCGGTGAGCGAGGTCGAGCAACGCTGTGGCCGCTCCGGCTGGTTCTCGAGATCGAGGGGGCCCGATCTGTGCTGCAGCCTCAGCTCGATGCGTCGGCCGCGCACGCGCGACTCGCCCGCGCGTTCATCGACCGTGTGCGCAGACACGGGCACTCACCCGCACGCGACGCAGACGACGGCCTTCGCCTGGCAGGCGTCCTCGCGCACGCCTACGAGTCGGCCATGCTCGAACGTGAGATCGAAGTCGGTTCAACCCACGAAACGGCGGAAACGAAAGGAGATCCAACATGA